Below is a window of Gossypium hirsutum isolate 1008001.06 chromosome A12, Gossypium_hirsutum_v2.1, whole genome shotgun sequence DNA.
TttttcaaaatagaaataattttgaaCAGCGGTTGTTTTGAACATAATTGTTCTTGAGACAGAGTTATTCTAAAAAGAGTTGCTTTCAACAGGAATTAACAGTTACATGAATGACAACTTTTCTAATCTAAAGTCATGCTTTAAATATAGCTATTCTCAAATAATGATTATTCTAAATAACAATTATATTAAACTTGCGGACAAATTATTAAGGGACACTAATTCTAAAGTAAAGTGTAATTTAGTTTACCCATTACTATAACATAACATTATTTATTCATGAAAAGAGATTAAATATGAATAATCAAAAAGACAAAACAAGCACCTCGTTACTCGGCTTGGCTGAATGGGCTAGTACTAAAATAGCCATAATAACGTGACACTCTGCAACTCCCGTAAGGGCAGAGACTTCCTCGGTTCTTAAACTACTTCAAAACACATGTTGCATTTTGAGAGTCGAGATCCTAGGTTCTagtgttttattttactcattaagctgctgctttttttttctttttttttatgaaaactcgTTACGCATTTCAACTCAAGTAAGATGTTACTACAGTACAGGAAGGAGGCTAATATTAAAGATTTGGAGGTGATTATTCTAAGACTCACTTCTGACCTTAAACACCGACCACATCGGAAACCAAGCGGCATCTCTTGATTAGTGCGGACCGTCCACACCGACCACCTCGATTAAAGCTTCCTTCGACAGCCGATAATTGTAACCCATGTTACCTCAAATTTAAGCGTGGGTTTCCTTTGGTTTTCAGTACTTTCGCCTATAAATATCACTTCATCTTTGTCAACGTAAAACAACCAAGTTTTAGTGTTAACATTCAGCGACTGAAGTGTTCATTCCAAGCACGTATATTACTGGTTTCACTCTACGTACTAACTGAATCCAACGACATGGAAGGTCATCAAGGTGAGGGAGATCACAACAAGGCAGCGACGGAGACAACGGATCGTGGTATGTTCGatttcatgaaaaagaaagatgagaagCAAGACAATGAGAAGAAGGAAGAGAAGCCAACTCTCATGGGAAAACTCCATCGTTCAAATAGCAGCTCCAGCTCAGTAAGCTTCTCTAGGCAGAGTCAATTAGTTCATATATTCAACTCACTGAACATTTCAATTTTTTGCCAAGTAGAAGCTTAATTTATTATCCAGATTATAATGgcatttcgttttctttttcttgtttgttGCAGTCTAGTGATGAAGAAGAGATAGGAGAAGATGgtgagaaaaagaagaagaagaagaagaaaggattgaaggaaaaaatcaaagaaaagattggtggtgacaaAGAAGCAACAGAGCATAAAGAGGCATCGATCCCACCCGAGAATGCAGAGGAAAAGAAAGGGATTCTagataagataaaagaaaaacTCCCTGGTCAGCATAAGAAAGCCGAAGACGATGGTGGCTATGATGGGCATCCTACCGAAGGTGAGCCAAAGGAGAAAGGATTCTTGGAGAAGATCAAGGAAAAGATTCCAGGGTGCCATGGAAACAAGCCTGAAGAAGATCATAAGGCTACCAAAAATTGAAGACTTAGACAAATAAGCTGTATCATGGATATATGCAATAGTGCTtgcatgtttgaatgtgtttatgAGCTACCTGCAATTGTTTCTTATGCTTTgggagtgtttattttgctgcaTTATCAGTCATTTGATGTTTCCTTAAGTTGTAGCGTTTACTGCTGTCATTGTACTTCTCTTGGAAGACAGACACGTCATGTTTTTCTTGcatgaattgaataaaatacggATTAGGGAAGTTGACCAATTATCAGATTTAGttaagataattttatttctttaataaaaataaaataaaaggggtttaaatttaaaacaaagcaaaaggagattataaaataaaagataagagAAAATCAATAACAGAAAACTCtagttaaaagtaaaatttttattttattcataaatttgATCATCGACGCAAAGATAACTTTAATGTCTTTAATAAATTAGTTCTAGTTACTAACTCAAAGTTAGGCAACCAATTTCTTCTTACTTATTCGTTAACCAAGAGGCAACTCTTTTGAAATTATTTCCCTAACTCATAAATAACTTTATACTTCGACGCCCAAGATTTAACTTACCAACAGTATTAAGAACGAGATAGACCTAATTCTCCTCAATGGGGTTCATTTAAGTTAGATTACATCTATACCACataaacataaactaaaatatacACCAGTAATGCAGCTTGTCACTAGTATTagaatgaattaaataattacaggtttaattattctaattgacAAGGAAACCATTATAAGCTATCAAATATCGGGTGAACATTCAATAAATCTAAGCAGTTGCAATTGAAATAGAAgattggaaacacgaaaatatatacactttttcatgcttttttttatcttaaattcatatagtttcagtaaaattcttgtcaaaaTATATAGtaagtataaaataattaaattgcactcaaattatgaacatgttgaattttaatattttatatcaaattttgattaattttgattattttcgatagatttgcacaaagggcgaaaaatgactCGACAAACACTGCTAGAAGCGCAAAACCGAGAAGTAATTTTGAAGCAGCGATttaattttttagcctaagatggtccaaataatatctattaattcataatttaattaattttaattttaatctaatttaatttgggttaaatattattattaattaattatgaaaaggagCTCAATTGAGTTGAACCGAGAAAAtcgatccaaccgagcactgggcaacccaaaaccgtcccacatgctaACCCAATCAACTTGTTTGTCTGATTATTTGGCATGtaaaatggcccttgaagactccttcaatttgcattcaaacccctccactattcatgcctttcaagatttgcccttacctaaaaataacatgtttgaaatcttcaaacatgccacatgtgtggctggccatgggGGGAGTCTTGGGCTGCTGATTTTGACTATTTTTAGCAgtcttctcaacctataaatacccccattggctgctcacttcaaacacatctcaaactttctcatctcttcacttctctctcacttttctctcttcattgttcttcattgTTCTTCCCtattcccttgccgatttcacctcttgaaaaagaatcaatcaaccaccatttggagtagCATTCAAGTATTCATAGAAGCctcagttcaacaagaacaagtggagaatgaggagtggagcaaactagtcaagccacagagAAAACAGCGaacttgattcttgttccctatccttttaattttgttgttgttatgatgagcatgtctatgaatacttgtgatgttgatatgtttaatttaattaatataacttaaatttaattcgtgttaggttgattgcatttcgtctacttaatttattaaaattgtgtttgtgttgttataggcctcggtaagatgtttgattaagtaaaaccatgactaagttattcttgcattacaattgtaaggtaactaatgaattaattatttaaacggattgaaattgtaattaactgacacgatacttaatcagtgcacgtttaatcatctaaggtaactgagggttaaattaacaacggtatctaacgatacattagtcttgcataacttgcaagattattgtgattaaactatttcaaggtagaaatacattgttacctcgcgtaatcttttatgtgcttatgagattgaattaatttttgaattggcatagagataagtacaagatattattttaatttcataagtatgtatgtgcgtTAACACATTtgattattaaaatttgtttaatggttgaattgacatagagatatagtcaagagataaatggattttggtaggtaagtatgttcataagttagcaaattaccgagttgccgtgaatttattcgaaacaacataaacatgagtttaataattctaagttaagaaatgtaaataatctagcacaattatgtcatcttgattaaaatcatcttttgaaatcgtgcattagaacttttattttatttttatttattttacttagttaaaatcctatTTTATAATCActttctcaaatcaaaatatttttcttcaccaaagtgtttttaaaatttcattcataaataattcttttcacagtccatgtgggtacgataactcgacacttacttgtcactttattacttgttgagattgtatacacttgcacatttccatcattcCAAAGATGCACAAATaccaaagaacaaaaaaaaattaaagcgcAAATTAAGTCTcatgaatttattaaatcaaacttCAGTTAACCTTTTACTAGAAAAGCGGGTTTAAAaacccataaaataaaataaaaatctaaataaaactaaCAGCGGCTATGTCTAAGTCTCCCAAGTCTTAACTTAATAATGCCTATTTGTagggaaaaaataataatgtcGAAAATAGAAAAGTGTCCTTAatcatataaaccaaaatttttcaaGGTTTCTTGACAACCTTCACGTCAAACTTTCAAGTCATTTTTGGAcatcttcttgatgtttttgggcttcatgaaataactttaacTAGATATTTCAATTTTCTTCGAATCAGTATATTATAATCTTAAAACGGATATCTacagctcaagttataattaaaatattgaaattgttcATTTATCAATATCATGGGTTTAACTCAGGcgagaaaatatttaaaaatatttaaaaaaaaacaacaaattttattatgatagTATTCAtgtctttttaataatattatatacttatttaaattaaataatttaactataattttaaaaaaaatcaaaataggtGAGTAGTTGGAGATTTAATTTTTTGGGTGAACTTTGgtgttaattttatattatttaatgtgaaataatttaattaagatttatccaataaatatgataaatataaagtaggtataaaacatatatatatatatatatatatatatttaaaaaagccAATTAACTTTTTGAAAGTGAGAAATAGAAAGCCTTGGAAAAACAACATACCAACCGGTTTCCAGAAGACCATTCCCAATACGAAAGAAAATTATGGCTATATTTGGCCTAAGATTTCGTTTTCCTTTTTTAGAAAAGGGAAAACATTAAAGAAAtggttgaaatttaaaaaaatgaaaaataaaaatatttaaaatttagaaaacaattcactaaaattattttgtaaaagtgaaaataacaaacgcatggatttttaacttcagatCAATTGATCCTCGTTTAAACTCATATAAACGTAAACATATTCTCTcttttttcaacaatttttttaatattaaattcgaTATAATCTATATAATgcgactttttttttattttacttccgttagagaaaaaaataattattaaacatgttttcattattaaaagtaatttttttattttaatttactgaacttatttttcagtttttaaaagataaaaaatttattttataaaaatacaaatggaAATAACAGCTATTTTCATAAATCAAACCAATCCTAAATGAGTTAACtcaattaagaaaatattttattttttgaagtaaaaacaaaaaaaaaaacaaatttcatCATCTATACTTTTAATAAAATCATTGATTAAATTGGTGTCACGAGTTAACCGGGTATCAACTCGATTAAGAAATGGCTACTATTATCATTTTGATgtccttttttgtttttcatactttttaactaaaataactaaatataACATATTTAGGAATTGAACTCATGTTCAATAGATTTATAAACAAATTCTTTATCATTACATCAATAATAATCCATCAGtaagctttaaaaaaattaacttgtaATATAAAATGTTTTCTCTCACTATGCTAATTAgattaataaaactttaaatttactaCTCAACTAAAACTTCATTTTAgtacattttatacattttcaGTTTAATATGgataatttttttctccatcagttgtatatatattaataaacaatttaacatGCATGTGATGAAATCACCATGGTAAACAAACATAATGCATGTAGTATTCTTAATCtaatatatttatgtgtataaattcattttactcacaatttaatctgatttttttcattttaatatcatgCATATTCCATGAGTTActatgattaattagttttaaatcatactgtcgaaacctttttgaaaatcgactttttattttaaaaaacgaatATGAAGCTGCCACCAATATTTTTTAattaggtgtgatcagatcaccccTAGGTTTTgccattttaataaatattagatttattaaaattatttttggtctaAAAAAATCCAGGAAATGGGTTCGAGAATCAATTACGTATagggaaggattaacaccctcataacgcccaaaattggtacctaattgattaggCCCACCATGACCTAGATATGAAGGCAAAGCCTTCTGTActcgaaaaaaaaatcaaaaaaagaaactTTTGGCCCTTTCTCCTTGTTGACGCGCACTTTTCACGCCCCGTTTCGTCGAAGCCCAGGCCAAACCCTAATGGGTTATGGGGTTTTCGGTCTCGGAGAAGACCTTCGACGACGGAGGGAAGCAAAGCGGCACATGTAAAAGAAAacaaactttatttttaattattatgcttttcaaaataaaataaaaaatgaatcacctttgttttttcttttaacgTTTTTTCTTCGTATTCGATTTTTTTGTTGTGTCAAAAAATACAGGCCATTGTTATGGCTTTTATAACcgaatatattataaaatattttcttctctttttttttgcttttttctgCCATTTTTTCTTTCTGTTCTCTACCTTCTTCTTTGCAAGTATTCGTGACAAGGTCAACAGTGTTGGGGAGATGCGCCTTGCCATTCGGTGAAAGGAAGGGGAGAGACCTCGGACGGTGTGTCTACTGACGTGGCGAAGGAGTGGCGCCGAGACTCTTAGGTGAATTTAAGGTTTCTATTAGTTTAGGATAATTTGGCTATTGGGCTTTGGGTTATTAGGTATTAGGGTTAGTAGATAGATTTGGCTGCCGAACTCTTTTTTATTTGGgccaattttttttgtaaatggacttggattttttatttttggttttatgtTGAGCTGGATGAATTTGGGCAATTACAcatacgtttcattatttattatacattatttttaaacaagcatatgtgttttaaattcataatttctaTACGCAGAGTTtatgtattttaataatattatgtataattacaaaaaaaaactgaaaatagaTGAGTGGTTGGgagatttaatttttttgggtGCGAACTTtggtattaattttatataaaaaaatttcactgatagatttcaaataatttaattaagcaATAAATACAAAGTAGGtgtaaaacatatatatatatagtaaaatatttttttttgaatataacTGGCTGGTATTATTATTGCACGGCTCAAGGCAAAAGAAACGTCTGAAAAACTACAAACAGTAACATGAAAAGATAGGCAACAGAAGAAAAGGAAACAGCTGTCTAAGCAGTAATAAATGAACTCCTAGAAACTACCAGTCTAAAAAAAACAGCAAGAAAACGTCTTGAGCCAAACCTCTTCATCTTTAAAATATCAGCCAAGCCTCTCTCTAAGTTGAAAATCGGAACCGAGTAAAGGAGAGAGCAAAAGCTTTGAACACAACGTTGGAGATTCATCGAACCTTCTCCAATTTCAAAGCCACCGAGAGGAACCCTAGAGACTCTGGAACCAAGACAATCTGTCTGCCGTTACCATCTTCTTCACCAATTCAGGCACACCATTACCCTATCCACCGCAAACCTGTCTTCTCCGGCCTTCCAATGCAAGAGTATGGGCTGCTCGGTTAACGATTCTGGGCACAAACAGGTAAGATACCTCATCAAAACTCAACCCCATTTTGCAAATATGTTGAGTAATCTACCTAAGAACCGATTTGTCTTCCCCTCCCTTCTTAATGCTCTTGATAACTGACAGAGAGTCACCTTCTACTAGCAGACACCGAAAGCCCATCTCAGTCGCATAGATTAGTGCTCTTTCACAAGCCCGCGCTTCTGCTACAAATGCGTCAACGACATCTTCAAACAGATAAGTTTCTGCTCCTAAAATTGGTCCTGTAGAATCTCTGGCTAATACTACTGTTGTAGCGATTTTGGCTTCTTTTTGGAAAGACGCATCAAAGTTTAGCTTGATAACTCCCTCATCTGGGGGTCTCCACAGATCTTTCGTCATCACTTTAAGAGGAGAATGGAGACTCTCTTAAGTTAGACTGATCTCTTGTTCATAACCTCGAATGAACCCTAAGAATTCTTGCATAGAGAACTTGACCCTTCATGGATTAATTTGTTTCTGCGATACCAAAGCCCCCAAATGGAAATAGAAATAACTCGTTTCTGATGCTCATCTGCTGCAGAAAACGTTTTAACAAAACGCCTCTTACTACACCACGAAGCTTCCAGCGGTGGGATCTTTATTTGTAAAGAAGCCCAAACACGCTGTAAAATATCACAGGACCATACCAAATGATTTGAATCCTCCAGATCTGTCTTACACAAAGGGTAAGCAACATCCACACTCAACTTCCGTCGCGCCAGATTACCAAAATGAGGCAACAAATCATTAATCAGCCTCCAGTTAtggattttgatttttaatgggATATTTAGTGACCATAAGGCTTTGTAAAAATCTTTGTAAGCATCATTCATAGGGGAAACTTGGGTGTTGTATTGTAAATTAGCTATAGTGAGAACTCTATATCCACTCTTTACAATGTATTCCCCCGAACCTTCGTGCTTCCAAACTATCACATCCTCCGAACTACCT
It encodes the following:
- the LOC107932271 gene encoding phosphoprotein ECPP44; this encodes MEGHQGEGDHNKAATETTDRGMFDFMKKKDEKQDNEKKEEKPTLMGKLHRSNSSSSSSSDEEEIGEDGEKKKKKKKKGLKEKIKEKIGGDKEATEHKEASIPPENAEEKKGILDKIKEKLPGQHKKAEDDGGYDGHPTEGEPKEKGFLEKIKEKIPGCHGNKPEEDHKATKN